The Nonlabens spongiae genome contains a region encoding:
- a CDS encoding septum formation inhibitor Maf, producing MKKLGLIIFSALFLWSCNQSMENQTEDTATPKELETESTIAKDRKLTAEFSDYWYQSKAEISSYELSQARYGEMREGTAILIFVTEPFDRNELIKSDIPSESDVRVLKLNATRDFVTGIYPYKIMSSTFLPLDTQEHALKAVGSIQEWCGLTFQQLTRDNDSYDVELHSYFQKEGNKNFKIDFQMLENEIPLRLRLGPKEMPTGAIQVIPSIEFLRLKHVETKPYEAIAKLSELPDGYLYSVKYPELERTIAFKTEKQFPFKILNWMDRYNDGGTPQVSTGSLKKTIMTDYWNQNKLENTVLRDSLGL from the coding sequence ATGAAGAAATTAGGTTTAATCATATTTTCTGCACTATTTCTCTGGTCGTGTAATCAGTCGATGGAAAATCAAACTGAGGATACAGCAACGCCAAAAGAACTCGAAACGGAGAGCACGATAGCAAAAGACAGAAAGCTCACTGCAGAATTCTCTGATTACTGGTATCAAAGCAAAGCAGAAATTTCAAGCTATGAGCTCAGTCAGGCACGTTATGGAGAAATGCGTGAAGGCACTGCGATCTTGATTTTCGTGACCGAGCCATTTGACAGAAATGAATTGATCAAATCTGATATTCCCAGCGAGTCAGATGTACGAGTATTGAAGCTCAATGCTACTCGTGATTTTGTAACGGGTATTTATCCTTACAAGATTATGAGCAGTACATTTTTGCCGCTGGATACACAAGAACATGCTTTAAAGGCTGTAGGAAGTATTCAAGAATGGTGTGGGCTCACCTTTCAACAGTTGACACGTGATAATGATAGTTATGATGTGGAACTGCACTCCTACTTCCAGAAAGAAGGAAATAAAAATTTCAAAATCGACTTTCAGATGTTAGAGAATGAGATCCCTTTGAGACTGAGGTTAGGTCCTAAAGAGATGCCCACGGGAGCTATTCAAGTTATTCCATCTATTGAATTCTTAAGGTTGAAGCACGTAGAAACAAAACCCTATGAGGCTATAGCAAAATTGAGTGAACTCCCAGATGGATATTTATACAGCGTTAAATATCCTGAACTGGAAAGGACCATAGCCTTTAAAACAGAAAAACAATTTCCTTTCAAAATACTGAACTGGATGGATCGGTATAATGACGGTGGTACACCTCAGGTTTCTACAGGCTCTCTTAAAAAAACCATTATGACCGACTACTGGAACCAAAACAAACTTGAAAATACAGTCTTGAGAGATAGCTTGGGACTCTGA
- a CDS encoding mechanosensitive ion channel family protein, whose amino-acid sequence MKEFFIQIEFLLSVGLIITTAIAHRLIIWSATKLSKKVSRSELRKQYVSRYVGYVIWTMCAIALVLVWGFRNEGFWVALGSTFAVVGVALFASWSILSNITASFILYFTFPFKIGDRIRIHDKDLPVTATIQDIKGFYTILITVEDEIITYPNNLLLQKGVSILKPNQESIFDRVLETHEIDKTLVDGPERST is encoded by the coding sequence ATGAAAGAATTTTTTATTCAGATAGAATTTCTACTTAGTGTAGGACTTATAATCACTACGGCCATTGCTCATAGATTGATTATATGGAGTGCGACAAAACTTTCAAAAAAAGTTTCGCGATCAGAACTTCGCAAACAGTATGTGAGTCGTTATGTGGGGTATGTAATCTGGACCATGTGCGCGATTGCGCTAGTTTTGGTCTGGGGATTTAGAAATGAAGGTTTTTGGGTAGCCTTAGGTTCAACGTTTGCCGTGGTAGGTGTGGCTTTATTTGCATCTTGGAGTATTCTAAGTAACATTACGGCAAGCTTTATTTTATATTTTACATTCCCCTTTAAGATAGGCGATCGCATACGTATTCATGATAAAGATCTACCCGTTACAGCGACTATTCAAGACATTAAAGGCTTCTACACTATTCTAATCACTGTAGAAGATGAGATTATAACTTACCCTAACAACTTATTGCTGCAAAAAGGAGTTTCTATATTGAAACCCAATCAAGAATCTATATTTGACAGAGTTCTTGAAACTCATGAAATTGACAAAACCCTAGTAGATGGACCTGAGCGATCAACTTAA
- a CDS encoding translation initiation factor — MDLSDQLKNLFPDHDFKEENEPQEESQDQLWLQDDPLLCKFEKRKGKVNTIIDGYTGATEDFKQLAKELKTTLGVGGSFKNDTIIIQGDYRDRIMEILKDKGFKVKRVGG; from the coding sequence ATGGACCTGAGCGATCAACTTAAAAATTTATTTCCAGATCACGACTTTAAGGAGGAGAATGAGCCTCAAGAAGAGAGTCAAGACCAACTGTGGCTTCAAGACGATCCGCTGTTATGCAAGTTTGAGAAACGCAAGGGAAAAGTGAATACCATCATCGATGGCTACACCGGTGCAACCGAAGATTTTAAACAGTTGGCCAAAGAACTCAAAACCACTTTAGGTGTAGGCGGTAGTTTTAAAAACGACACCATCATCATTCAAGGTGACTATAGAGATAGAATCATGGAGATTTTAAAAGATAAAGGATTCAAAGTGAAGCGTGTAGGTGGGTAA
- a CDS encoding 4a-hydroxytetrahydrobiopterin dehydratase codes for MEKLNDDQLDKELASVPGWDHYEDAIHTTFEFDNFMDAFSVMTRIALEAEKMEHHPDWHNVYNTLEITLSTHDAGGLTEKDFQLARAIEHIVGDE; via the coding sequence ATGGAAAAATTAAATGACGATCAGCTCGACAAAGAGCTCGCAAGTGTGCCTGGTTGGGATCATTACGAAGATGCCATTCACACAACATTTGAATTTGACAACTTCATGGATGCGTTTTCAGTAATGACTCGTATCGCGCTGGAAGCTGAGAAGATGGAACACCATCCAGACTGGCATAATGTGTACAATACCCTGGAAATTACACTGAGCACGCATGATGCCGGCGGTCTAACAGAAAAGGATTTTCAACTTGCCCGTGCTATAGAACATATCGTAGGAGACGAGTAA
- a CDS encoding CsbD family protein gives MSDKELEGKWDQAKGKVKEEAGKATNDKSLESEGKADQVEGKVKEGLGEAKRKIKNTLSGDK, from the coding sequence ATGAGCGACAAAGAATTAGAAGGAAAATGGGATCAGGCAAAAGGAAAAGTAAAAGAGGAAGCTGGAAAAGCGACTAACGACAAATCCCTAGAAAGCGAAGGTAAGGCAGATCAGGTCGAAGGTAAAGTAAAAGAAGGACTGGGAGAAGCCAAAAGAAAAATTAAGAATACCCTAAGCGGAGACAAGTAA
- a CDS encoding outer membrane beta-barrel protein — protein sequence MIRNKLILGLGLLFTLWGSAQDNLDNEGAPLHVREVPRYNLSVGFGVSQPLGEFKDVAGAGLNIGVSYDYYFNKNLALSTGFNHAYNEFRANDRETNENADVREVANYQKASFSLGPLLTLRDNRFQFDAYGRLGYSFLNTDPKQAIIPVAQPLIGQFPEFNFYQPEESKDGSMYMELGLRFNYYFRKQVQLFFNPALASTFGEPVAFTRGSESYGVNMTNLHFNIGVKIALGKEYSNGEKRVDEQ from the coding sequence ATGATAAGAAATAAATTGATTCTAGGGCTGGGACTGTTGTTCACCTTATGGGGTAGCGCACAAGACAATCTCGATAACGAGGGGGCTCCTTTGCACGTGCGAGAGGTACCACGATACAATTTATCTGTTGGATTTGGCGTATCACAACCTCTAGGGGAATTCAAAGATGTGGCTGGTGCTGGTTTAAATATAGGAGTGTCCTACGACTATTACTTTAATAAAAACCTAGCATTGAGCACTGGTTTCAATCATGCGTATAATGAGTTCAGAGCAAACGATCGAGAGACTAATGAAAATGCAGATGTACGCGAGGTGGCAAATTATCAAAAAGCCAGTTTTAGCCTAGGTCCACTGCTGACTTTAAGGGATAACAGGTTTCAATTTGACGCCTACGGCAGGCTGGGTTACAGTTTTCTAAACACTGATCCCAAGCAAGCTATTATCCCAGTAGCACAGCCTCTTATAGGTCAATTTCCTGAGTTCAACTTTTATCAACCTGAAGAAAGTAAGGACGGATCCATGTACATGGAGCTGGGCCTGCGGTTCAATTACTATTTCAGAAAGCAAGTTCAGTTATTCTTCAACCCTGCGTTAGCAAGCACCTTTGGTGAGCCTGTAGCCTTTACAAGAGGTTCAGAATCCTATGGGGTAAATATGACAAATTTGCATTTTAATATTGGAGTTAAAATCGCCTTAGGTAAAGAGTACAGCAACGGCGAGAAGCGAGTGGATGAGCAGTAA
- a CDS encoding DUF6642 family protein, with the protein MATPYPTLSANVDQFIYCLEVVPDLEKVETTPVVQILEDIALKQNVSSIYKTCDTIEGLQESLDALLYDDHNFEDYEIIYLVFPGEANSILINGYYYSIEEIAELFEGKMEGKIIHFANKKTLDLTDEESQYFLDITGARAISGYGALSESMTSAYTIDRVFFSLFYENDDLREVVERMFYKHYDLCKLLDFRLYY; encoded by the coding sequence ATGGCAACACCCTACCCCACCCTATCTGCAAATGTTGATCAATTCATCTATTGTCTTGAGGTAGTTCCAGACTTAGAAAAAGTTGAAACTACTCCAGTTGTTCAAATTCTGGAAGATATTGCTTTGAAACAAAATGTCTCCAGCATCTATAAAACTTGCGATACTATAGAAGGGTTGCAGGAAAGCCTGGATGCGTTACTTTATGATGACCATAATTTTGAGGATTATGAAATTATCTATCTGGTATTTCCGGGAGAGGCAAATAGCATTTTGATCAATGGCTATTATTATAGTATTGAAGAAATTGCAGAATTATTTGAGGGCAAAATGGAAGGTAAGATCATCCACTTTGCCAACAAAAAAACACTGGATCTCACCGATGAAGAATCACAGTATTTTCTCGATATTACTGGTGCCAGAGCAATTTCAGGCTATGGCGCTCTATCTGAAAGCATGACCAGTGCGTACACGATTGATCGAGTCTTTTTCAGTCTATTTTATGAGAATGATGACCTGCGTGAAGTGGTTGAGCGTATGTTTTACAAGCATTATGATTTATGCAAACTGCTCGACTTTAGGCTCTACTATTAG
- a CDS encoding RNA polymerase sigma factor — protein MKDKEKIYLLVLEDYKGIIYKVANTYCFDQSDRDDLIQEITIQIWTSIERYSGQYKWSTWIYRIALNTSISFYRKNKRRKDKTVDFNPIVEIAGMDQQNQEDENLQLLRKFIKELKEIDRALILLHLEGLESKEIAGILNTSQTNVTTKTSRIKKKLKQKFIDFKNK, from the coding sequence TTGAAGGACAAGGAAAAAATATATCTATTGGTTCTTGAGGATTACAAAGGGATTATTTATAAGGTAGCTAACACTTACTGCTTTGATCAATCTGATAGAGATGACCTGATTCAGGAAATCACCATACAGATCTGGACGTCCATTGAAAGGTATAGCGGTCAATACAAATGGTCAACTTGGATCTACAGAATTGCTTTGAATACCTCCATCTCATTTTACAGGAAAAATAAAAGACGCAAGGACAAGACGGTTGATTTTAACCCGATCGTGGAAATCGCTGGTATGGATCAACAAAATCAGGAAGATGAAAATTTACAATTGCTAAGAAAATTTATCAAAGAACTGAAAGAAATAGATCGAGCGCTAATCCTTTTGCACCTAGAGGGTTTAGAAAGCAAAGAAATCGCAGGTATTCTCAACACATCTCAAACTAACGTTACAACCAAAACTTCTCGAATAAAAAAGAAACTCAAACAGAAATTCATCGACTTTAAAAACAAATAA
- a CDS encoding WG repeat-containing protein, producing MKIFLLLILNLLIVTSCQSGKSEWHLIKNFDQVSKHEPFGYKSGYINQIGDTVIPLDKYVRCFTDTAIYYAIVYDKKQGLIGIDLNEKKLFNAVWDGEGSVIKESEGMILIEENGKFGFANYKGKTIIEPRFEYAESFRNGKARVSKGNITRNNALEKLEINNWYFIDKNGNEIIEN from the coding sequence ATGAAGATATTCTTATTACTAATACTAAACTTGTTGATAGTAACTAGTTGTCAGTCGGGTAAATCGGAATGGCATCTGATTAAAAACTTTGACCAAGTTTCCAAACACGAACCTTTTGGATACAAGTCTGGATACATAAACCAAATAGGAGATACTGTAATTCCGTTAGATAAGTATGTTAGATGTTTTACGGACACTGCTATTTATTACGCAATAGTTTATGATAAAAAACAAGGTCTTATCGGAATAGATTTGAATGAAAAAAAATTGTTCAATGCAGTATGGGACGGAGAAGGTTCAGTAATAAAAGAATCAGAAGGAATGATATTAATTGAAGAGAATGGGAAATTTGGTTTTGCTAATTATAAAGGTAAAACAATAATTGAACCCAGATTTGAATATGCTGAAAGTTTCCGGAACGGAAAAGCTAGAGTTTCAAAGGGTAATATCACAAGGAATAACGCCCTTGAAAAGCTAGAGATAAATAACTGGTATTTTATAGATAAAAATGGGAATGAAATAATAGAAAACTGA
- a CDS encoding IS256 family transposase, giving the protein MNKEDLFNDDFLKQFKTGDELNDFLKQLQKRGIEKMLEGELDAHLDYSKHEKSPTTNKRNGYGTKKVKTGFGESEIKVPRDRDASFDPMLVPKRTSMVDGIENVIVSLYAKGMSNSDIEEQIREVYNFDISTTTISRITDRITNDIVAWQNRPLEPVYLIVWMDGIVFKVRENSKVINKTVYIAVGLRRDGKKEVLGLWLGKNESAAFWMSVLTDMRARGVEDLLITATDNLNGFTETIKNVFPESKTQICVVHQIRNACRYVVWKDKKAFTADMKQIYNAPTKQAAQAALKDFADKWNDKYSYAVKSWYDNWEDLTVFFEFPLEIRKIIYTTNLIENLNGKIRKYTKNKLSFPTDDAVMKSVYLAVREATKKWSMPIRNWGIVLNQFLTIYKERVQL; this is encoded by the coding sequence ATGAACAAAGAAGATTTATTCAACGATGATTTTTTAAAGCAGTTCAAAACAGGAGATGAGCTCAATGATTTTTTAAAGCAACTTCAAAAGCGAGGTATTGAGAAGATGCTAGAAGGCGAGTTGGACGCTCATTTAGATTATTCTAAACACGAAAAAAGCCCAACAACAAATAAGCGTAATGGATACGGTACTAAAAAGGTAAAAACTGGCTTTGGAGAGTCAGAGATAAAAGTTCCAAGGGATCGAGACGCCTCCTTTGATCCGATGCTTGTTCCAAAACGTACCAGCATGGTAGATGGTATTGAAAATGTCATCGTATCTCTATACGCTAAAGGAATGAGCAATAGCGATATCGAAGAGCAGATAAGAGAGGTTTATAACTTTGACATATCGACAACTACCATATCTCGCATTACAGACCGTATAACCAATGATATAGTCGCCTGGCAGAACAGGCCATTGGAACCAGTATACTTAATCGTCTGGATGGACGGTATCGTATTCAAAGTACGTGAGAACTCTAAGGTTATCAACAAAACTGTTTACATAGCTGTAGGACTACGTAGAGATGGTAAAAAAGAGGTGTTGGGTCTATGGCTGGGCAAAAATGAGTCTGCCGCCTTCTGGATGAGCGTACTTACTGATATGAGAGCTCGTGGCGTAGAAGATCTCTTAATTACCGCTACGGACAACCTTAATGGTTTTACAGAGACTATTAAAAACGTTTTTCCAGAGTCCAAAACTCAAATCTGCGTGGTTCACCAAATCAGAAATGCCTGTAGATATGTAGTATGGAAAGATAAAAAAGCTTTTACCGCAGATATGAAGCAAATCTACAACGCTCCAACAAAACAAGCTGCCCAGGCTGCTCTTAAGGACTTTGCCGATAAATGGAACGACAAGTACTCTTATGCCGTTAAAAGCTGGTACGACAACTGGGAAGACCTTACCGTTTTCTTTGAGTTCCCTTTAGAGATCAGGAAGATCATCTACACCACCAACTTAATAGAAAACCTTAATGGAAAAATCAGAAAGTACACCAAGAACAAATTATCCTTCCCAACTGATGACGCAGTAATGAAATCTGTATATTTGGCCGTAAGGGAAGCCACAAAAAAATGGTCAATGCCCATCAGAAACTGGGGTATAGTGCTCAATCAGTTCCTGACTATTTATAAAGAAAGGGTTCAACTATAA